A region of the Streptomyces sp. NBC_00442 genome:
GCGGGCTCGTGACGGTGCCGGTGAGGGCGGGGCCCTGCCACAGCGCGAGCGCCTCGCGCAGCATGAGCACCGTGTCGCCGGGGGCGCGGTCGCCGCGGGCGAGCGTGACGAGTTCCTCGAAGCGGTGCGCGTCGATGAGGGTTTCGGGCATCCGCAGCACATAGGCGGGGCCCTGGGTGACCAGCTCGATGCCGTACGCCTCGGCGTCGTGCTCGGCCAGCAGGGCGCGCAGTCGCGATATGTGGCCCTGGAGCACGGTGCGCGAGTGCTGGGGCGGTTCCTCGTCCCACAGGGCCTCGGTGAGCCGGTCCACGGATATCGCGGTGTTGGGCCGGAGCAGCAGCATGGCGAGCAGGCTGCGGCGCTTGGCGGGGCCCAGCGCGAGGAACGCGCCGTCCTCCGTGGCCACGGCCACCGTGCCCAGGACGCGGAACTCCACGGTGGCGGTACCCCCTAGCTCCCCGTTCCCGGACTCCGTTCCCGGACTTCCCGGACCTGGTCAGGGCCCGGACAGTCGAGGATACGCGGGGCGGCAGGGCCAGACCTCACGCCCCGGGCCACACCACAGGTGGCACCGGTCACGTGGGCGCGGGCCACATGGGCGGAAGCCACATGGGCGTGGGCCACACATGAGGGGGTCGCCGCGGCTCACATGAGGTGGTCGCCGTGGTGGTGGTCCTCTTCGATGACGGTGGAGCCGGGCACCATGCGCCGCCTGCGCAGCACGCTGGTGAAGACGGCGACGCCGATGATGCCGACGGCCATCAGGATCAGGCCGACGACGTCGAGGTTCACACCGTTCGCGTGCCAGTCCGTGGCGAATGTGAGGATCGCCCCGACCGCTATGAGGATGATGCAGCCGCCCAAGCCCATGGAACTCGCCTCCGTGAAAGGTGGTGGACCGTCCGGGTACCCGGGCCCCGGACGGTCAATCCCCTTGCACACCCGCGTGGTTCACCGGTGGGTCATTCGGCGAGGAACGCGGTGAGGGCGGACGCGAGGAGGTGCGGGTCGTCGGCGCCGCACAGTTCGCGCGCGCTGTGCATCGACAGGATCGCCACGCCGATGTCGACGGTCTGGATGCCGTGCCGGGCCGCGGTGATGGGGCCGATGGT
Encoded here:
- a CDS encoding DUF6458 family protein; its protein translation is MGLGGCIILIAVGAILTFATDWHANGVNLDVVGLILMAVGIIGVAVFTSVLRRRRMVPGSTVIEEDHHHGDHLM